The following coding sequences lie in one Flavobacterium sp. 20NA77.7 genomic window:
- a CDS encoding porin family protein, which yields MKKIHFFLLFPLFLLAQQTPVEKTVSVIDSLYREDQFYASLSYNLVKNTPSDFAQNGFSSGITFGFLRDMPLNKKRTWAIATGLGYSYNNLKQNIQIEYFDALDATYYSYIGENTNNKLVLHYLELPLEVRWRNSTPESHKFWRIYTGFKISYLVGSKSSFDTFTEKYTFKNNPDLNKVIVGPYITMGYNTINIYAYYALKPIFKNATLVDEPLKMNSFNLGFQFYIL from the coding sequence ATGAAGAAAATTCATTTCTTTTTACTTTTTCCTTTATTTCTATTGGCACAACAAACTCCAGTAGAAAAAACAGTTTCTGTCATAGATTCGCTATACAGAGAAGATCAATTTTATGCTTCTTTGAGTTATAATTTAGTCAAAAATACCCCTTCCGATTTTGCTCAAAATGGTTTTTCCTCTGGTATCACTTTTGGCTTTTTAAGAGATATGCCGCTAAACAAAAAAAGAACGTGGGCAATTGCTACTGGACTAGGCTATTCGTATAATAATTTAAAACAAAACATACAAATAGAATATTTTGACGCTTTAGACGCTACCTATTATTCATATATTGGAGAAAATACAAATAATAAATTAGTATTGCATTATCTAGAATTGCCTCTTGAAGTGAGATGGCGAAATTCAACACCCGAATCACATAAATTTTGGCGCATTTATACCGGTTTTAAAATAAGTTATTTAGTAGGCAGTAAGTCTTCTTTTGATACTTTTACTGAAAAATATACCTTTAAAAACAATCCCGATTTGAATAAAGTTATCGTAGGGCCCTATATTACAATGGGATACAATACCATTAATATTTACGCTTACTATGCGCTAAAACCAATATTTAAAAATGCAACCCTTGTAGACGAACCCCTAAAAATGAATTCGTTTAATCTTGGTTTTCAGTTTTATATTCTGTAA